From the Helianthus annuus cultivar XRQ/B chromosome 17, HanXRQr2.0-SUNRISE, whole genome shotgun sequence genome, the window TGGTGATGTTGGGTGGTGGTGGCAACTGGGAGAGAGAGGTGACAGATAGAAGGAGGAGAAAAACTAGGGTTTTGGTTGGTATAAGTTGGGGAAAATGGAAAGTGGGCTGAAGATGACTGAAAATGATGATGTTTGTTTTATTATTAAATTATctttaaacaaataaatataaagaCTAAAAGGGCGCCTGCATGATGCTACGGGAATACAGACATTGCAAGGGTGCGCATGGTTCGATTGGTTCAATTATTATTCTCAATCGAAACCGAAGTGATCGGTTAATCTATTTCATTAACCAATCAATTTCAGTTAATAGTCAAAACCAAACTTGCACTAAAACTTTTGCTTAGAGATAAatgaaattgaggtataaatacatgaaagggaggtataaaatatgaaatacatgaactaGAGATATCAAAGcaagaaatatatgaaaatatgaatggtttAGTTCGGTTAATTTTGATTAAACTAAGGAACAAAAAAACCGACAACCGGTTTTTGGTTGATTCGGTTTCTGGATAACGTTTTTAAGTTAATTTAGTTTTTGGGATTTCGGTTAGGTTTCGTCTAATTTCGGTACAATTTTAGTGAAGAATTCAGTTATTGCTCACCTTCAGACACTGTTCATCACGTAACAtaatgttttttattaaaaaaacttaTAGCAACACTATACTCGaattaaaaagaataaaatgCACATttttatggtgtattttttttaaaattattaatGTAAGAAAAAGTTATGATCGTTTAAAAGTCGTGGGTAGTTAGTTATTTTATAAAGGAGATAAAGTATAACTACTAATTAATCAAGAGTAAAATggtcggatagtccctgtggttttgtaaaataataccagtagtccccaacttttggaaattacaccggtgctccctgtggtttgacactttgttactcggatagttcctagagtggatgtccgttagttttctccgttaactCCATGTAAAATGACCAACATGCCCTTAGTATTGaattaaaacactaaaattaatgGTGGGACCTACCAACCTTCTTATTCACCCTTTTAAGCCCttgtatctctctctctctctctctctctctctctctctctctctctctctcacacacacacacacacactcactcACTCACTCACAATCACCTGCCTCCACCACTTACCACCAGCCGCCACCACCTGCAACTTCACCAACATCAACATCCGATAACCTGAACTCCCCCTCCATCCCAGATCCCTTCATCCACCacatttagagagagaaacaactaGAGTGAGAAAGAGAGATCCATCCCTTCTGGTTATCAACTAGTAAAGTTTAGGTTGGAAGGTTTTAATGAGTTCTTGGATAAGGTTAACTCCTTTTGTGATATGTATGAACTTGAGGTGAAAAAATTGGATGATGAATACGTTAACCCAAGGTGGCCAAGAAGAAAGACGAACATCACAAATTGGCATTATTACAAGTATGATTGCTTCAATGCGGTTCTAGATTTGCAAATCAAGAATTGGGAACCGTTTTAACGAGGTAACATCAGAACTACTTGTTTGTATGAGTTGTTTAAGTCCGTGTGATAATTTTAGTGCATTTGACATTTCAAATATACTAAAGCTAGCCGAGAAGTATCCATATGATTTCGATGAAGACGAAAAACGAAGGCTTCCGATTCAACTCGGAAACTATATTGATTTTGTGAAAAACGATAAACAATTCACCAACTTGAATGGTTTGTCAggttaatggttttaacaaaTATTCACTTAAATTTTACATTGGTATATCGTTTATTAAAGCTTGTTCTCGTATTACCCTtcgcaaccgcaaccgttgaaataTGTTTTTCGGCAATGAAGAACGTGAAGACCGTCTTGCGTAATCGGATTGTCGATGAGAATTTAAGTGATAGTtgtatatgttatatagagaagATTTGCTTAAAAAAAGTAGCTCTTGATGATGTTTTGAATTGATTTCAACAAATAAAAACCCATATGGCGACATTTTATATATGTTTGTAACAACGTTtgacatgtttttttttattataatacgAAACGAATTTTTTTTTATACATCTAGGGGCTTAAGATCTTTAAAAATATTCTACAACATGAAATTTTTTTGTTTCcattagggatgagcaaataccGATCCCGTCCCGAGACCGATAATCCTGATCCCGAAATTTCATAAATACTtgataccgataccgaaacatgtcgattcggtacggtatcggtattttgAGGGTAAAAGTCAGTATTTTACCGATAatgtaccgtaccgataccgaaaaaaCCAAAATGTGGATACCGTTTccgataccgaaacatgtcgAGATCAGAATTATCAGTATCGGGATCAGGATGAGATCGGAATAGAATCGAGATGAGATCGGTATTTTATACCATTTACTCATGCGTAGTTTCCACCACTCATTGGATGAAGCTCGTACTAATATCTTCTATAGTTTAATTTAATATCATGAGACCTGCGGGATATCTATATTCTTTAATGGggtatatttttattatttttttgtcttTACATGTGTATCAAAAGGGACTTTTACGGGGTTGTGTTatcaatcttttctttttcaaagtGGAGTTACTTAAATATTTTGGGTATCGGTTTTTTTAGTTTGTATGGCGTGTTGAATGTTGTTTTTGTTTCAACTTGAGTTTCTTTAGAAAAAAGCAACTTTTGAGACCCTTAAATTCTTTTGAGAGTAATGTATGCTCTTATAGTTGGGTTCACGCTATCTTTAGAGTTTGGTTTAAGCGTTCATTCGAAAAACCATACCGTCGACTGTTGTTTGATAGCGGTTGTGCCATCAGAAGAGTTGAACATTCTCTGGCATAACACATGGTGAGATGAAAACTCGGGTGAGCTCAAGATAGTACCTAACACCTTACCTAACACATCTGCAAGAAGGCTAGACTCTATTCATCATTGACTAATCCACCAAAGTGACACAAGTAAGGATTGAATTTACCCAAGCCTCAGGGCCAGCCCAAAGCAAGTGCCGGGTGGGCGACCGCTCTAGGCCAAAATCGAAATAGGGCCTGAAAAAAGTTAgaacttttttttaatatatatttaaaaaatctatatgttttaaagaaaaaaacTTAAAGGGTCTGAATTATGAACCAAAAACGTTAAAGCTCAACTGTTTAGAAATCCAAATGCTTCGAACCCTAACTGTTTTAGTGTGTAATGGATTAAGGAATATGACCAAAATTATATCTCACACAAAGccatttgtttatttgtttttttgtGATTTTCAGAGACATGCATGCCAAGCCTCCCTATCGCTAGATCAAATTGATGGATTAATTTAATTATTACCTACTAATTGATCAAAGTAGTACTCTAACGGCTAACCTATGAAAAAGGTCTTTGTTTTTTGCATATTCATTTTGTTTGGTTCAAATCTGACTAGAATAAAATCAAATGCTTTTAAGAATTTTTTATGACCAGCCCATTACATAAACTAGTTTACTATAAAATAAACATTAATAATTTTAATGACATATGTTATCCATATGTCCATTTGCAATTCAAGAAACATGAAAATATTCCCTTTCACCATTACCATTAATGTTGCATTGCATCACACACTACATCACCATTACAACTACATTATATATATGCCATTATCAGAAGAATGACTTGGATCATACTAAAAATCTACACATAAATGGAGATTGCACTTTACAACATTCATCTATCCATAAAATAATAAACGAAAAGGACATGATATATAATCACACAATCAATCAATACACCTAACTAATCTTCATTTGCATCAGGCGTATGGATTTATTTAAGATAGAACAAAATGCTAAAAACTTTATTATATTAACTAATactaaatatattttgttttctcTTAAAACTTAAACATATTTTGTTTTCTCACTATAAACTTTTTTCCCGAAATTGGGTTGTGAGTTGTATTGTACAAGCAAGCGAAACACAAATGTACATGTTATCAATGGTATCTcacatttatttttttatacataTAAATTGACGATGTTTACCCCTATCGCCATTTCATTCTTCTAGTGTTGCGACGTACTTATTTTTATCAAAGTTTCGATTAAAGTTTTATTTTAAATCAAATATTGTAGTGGCGTGCTTATTTCTATTTATGTTCTGATAAAAGTTTAGTTCAAAATTGAATGAGTCAAATagaattgatttttttttgttctttatcgTGACTAACTGAACCGATACCGTTCGAACAACTTCAGTAGCGGTATAAAGTATTTTTTAGTGTCGGTACCGTAACGGTACTATAATGAACCAAACTGATATATCATCCCAACAATATCGGTACCGCATCGATTCCGACCGAACAATACTAGTACAggtatctgtactatcagaacCATTATTGATATTCGTGTTGTAACTTATATGGTTTTCGATTGATGCAAAAGTGCAACACACGTAACGATATTATGATGACTTTATCTTTTGGTGTTTATATATCTTTCGGTCAAGTTCGGGTACAACACCGATACCGTAATGTATAAACTACAAACCGATATTGACTGAATTCCTACCGCAATACACGGCTAGTTAATATAGTTATGACTTAAATAGTTCGTACCATGAAAAGACTGGGCACAGGTCATGTGATAATTAAATAGTTTAATTACCGCATAATCCAGAATGAAGAACTATTTATATATTACAATCGAACACTGGAAGTAGACATATAATTTGTTACATTGATAAAGCATCTAACTTGGAACAAACTTCTAGTTATTAAAGGCATACAATACAAATATATTATGGGGATGCGCCTCAGGCGCAAAATTAAGCTAAATATATAGTGGCCACAGTGCTGCACATAATTAATATGCAGCAGCTTATTTACTATAAGAAGGAAATTTTTTTCCTTATGATAGTATATAACATGTAAAATCATACCATACCGTAGATGAAAGAAAACACGTTCATCTCACAACTGCATGACATGTTAATGGCCTTTTTAGCTCAAGAGAGAGTTTGAGGCACTCTGAGAGGTCTACCTTTGTAGATGGAAGCCACTTGTATCGTTGGAGAAGTCGTGCAAGCCATAAGCTAACTGTGGCTAACCCTAGCGACTTCCCCGGGCAAACCCTACGCCCAGAACCAAATGGTGCAAGCCTAAGGTCCGAACCCAAGATTGGAAAATCTTCTTCCATGAACCTTTCCGGCTTGAAGTCCCATGGATTTTTCCATATGGAGGGGTCATGTGTGATGGCCCACATGTTAACCATAGCGGTGGTTCCAGCTGGGACGAAGAACTTGCCTACTTGGACATCATGAGTCGAAAGGCGAGCCCATGAAAGTAATGGCCCTGGAGGGTGCAACCTAAGGACTTCTTTGATTATGGCTTGAACATAACTAAGATTTGGGATATCTGAGTCTTGAACCACCCTATGTCCGCCTACGAGTTCCTCGATTTCATGTTGAGCCTTTGCTTGAATGTCTTGGTGCAAAACCATTCTTGCCATGATCCATTCTACAAGGATGGCAACTGTATCCGTCCCCCGAAATATCATCTCCTATACAAGTTTGATTAAacaaatttattatttaatagcttaatcatgaaaatattatatgTTATGAAATCTATATCGATCGCTCTattataattttattattttttttttgtaaacttCTCAGTGCTTAAGTATGGTGTCTTCTTGTAATGTAAGTCTTGATTATATTTATATATCTTTGAACAATCAGCTAGCATGTCTTTATGAAGTTTGTGGACTTAGTTAACTAAAGCTAGTGATCATGTGccaaacaaataaaacacacacatattttatatatataaattggGAGGTATACCAGTTACTTTGTTATAGATTTTTTTAAACGGCAATTAATTTAAAAGTCTGGCTATCCGAGCTAACTCAATGGTAAAAGGCAATCTCACACGTTTGAGACCGCAAACAGCGTTCAGTAGACCAAGCCCACTATCACCAGTTTCAAGAAAAACCTGTCGTCTGCTATGGTAAAACTCGGTTATAATCAGATTTAAACTTGAGGCCTTTGATCTCCAACCAAATCTTCACTTACCCTCCGGTACCAATTGAGTTACTAGCTCATTAGCATTATAGATGTTAGTTTGTCACAAATTAGGTCTGATAAACCTATTACTATTGAGGTAGCTAGCTAGTAACTAGTTTAGTCAAAGTTCCTTTGATACAAACCTACAAAGTCTTTTTTATTCTACCAACCTTCacttttgaccaaaacaatctaACCTTTTCTTTATATTTTCTCTTTACCGGTCTGACTAGAGATATAAAATTTGGCTTATATCCAACATTCTGTTTGGAAAAGTGATGCCAAATATTTATGAGAGATATGCTAAATAAATGATTTTGGGACACACATCCATGTTAAAAATATCTTCATTATTAAACAATGAATTAACTCTCAGCTTTCCATTTTATAGGTTTCCAAACTTCATTTGATCTTAGAAAGATAGAGGATTTTATATTATTTAAACCGTCATTTTCACAATCATATTTTCAGAAAAAACATGCCACCTCTGATCAGCGTATTGTATTATACAGAATGGTCCTTTATAACTTATAGGACCATTTCTCTTTAATCATTTGGGCCTCTGACGTTCATATGTCTTTGTTTCAAGCAAAGCTTACATCTCTCGAGTTTTAGAACAAATATTGAAGAATTCATATATAGCATTGCAAAAATTTTTGTCATCCCTATAACTTTACCGTATTTATCTCGAGTTTAAGAACAAATCTGTTGGTTTCACTGGTTGATTTCTATATTTAATCTTACGATCTTTGTTAATATTAGTGAGTTTATGGTTTCATGTAAAATCCAAAGGCTCACGAACCCATTATATTCACTACATACTGATATGAATTAGGtttaacaaaaaatatatatgacTAGTAGCTAGTATTAAGTTAGATGTAACCTTTGCATGTTCATAAAAGAAAGTCACGGGTAGTTGCTTCATGCCATGCATATGAGAGGAAAATACGGccgtgtgtgtgtgagagagagaggagtggggggggggggggggagggggggaaGGAAATAAAATGTGTAGATATAGCCATATAGGTATACATATATAATTAGAGAGAGAACAAAGAAATACATGTACATATATACATAATATCATGCATATACACAATATGACATGTGTATCAAATGGCCATGTCATAGTAAGTGGCGGATCTAAAAAAACGTTATAGGGGTAACATTTCAAAACAAAGGGGTAACGAAATCGTAAAAAAcgtcaatttttttcaaaatttacactaccgccaGAGCATCAAGGGGTAGCGGGAGCTACCCCTATTATAgtgctaggtccgcccctggtcATAGTGGTATTCATGTGTGTAAAATGAAATTGTGTCTCTCCTCAATAGATCAGATCGAGGGTCCGAGTCTCGCGATGAAAAATAATGTAAATCAAGGGTAGATTGGATTGATGTTAAaaatatgtgtgtgtgagagagaggaagaaaacaaaaagaaaaagaaaagagagaCATACCCACAGAACAGCTACCATATCAGCATGAGTGAGTTGATCCTCTTCAGGCAAAGATAACAACACACTAAGAAAGTCATTTGGGCCATTGTTTGTACCTTTAGTACTGTCTCTTTTTCTTTCCTCAACAATTTGACCTACAAGACTTTTGACTTTCAAAGTCAACTTGTGACATCTCCTCTTGAGTCCAGTAAAGTCTAAAACCCTAATTGGAAAGTAATCTCCCCAATGAAATTCACTTATCAACTCATATCCTTCTTTCACCATAAACCCTAATTCTTCTTCTATTTCTAACCCTAATCCACTCCCAAACACACTCTCTATAATATTTCTCAAAGAACCCTTTTGTAATATCCCTCTTAACTCCACAACCCCTCTCACACTCATCTCATTCGACACCTTTTCCATCATTTGATCACACACACGTTGTCGAAGACACTCGAGGCTCGAAACCCTTTTGGGAGAGAACATATGGTTTGCAGCAATCCTCCTGAGATGCCTCCAGTACATCCCCGAAGGTGCAAACCCAATGGCTCGCTCAAACATCAACAAACTAGCTGATTCCTTTATGGGACGGTCCGAAAAGACACTTCCACACAAGATTTCCTTAGCAGTCTCCGGGTGACTAGTAATCACCACCCGAGTTGAGCCAAGGCTAAACGCCATAAGGCGAGTTGCACCCATCGAACTCGCTATAGAGGCGAGCTTCCGATGAGCATGAGGGCCCATTTTAGGTAAGATACCTAGGAAAGGCCAACCGACCGGACCGGGGATCTTAGTCGGGTTCAAATCAAGATTTCTCCATGCAAACCCGCCGGGGACTAACCATATGTTAACAAAAAAGGGAAAGAGAGGCACAAGAGAAATGAAAAGGAGATGTGGGAGTGAGAGATTGTAAAAGGCCACCACAAAGCAAAGGACTAGAAGAAAGATTTTCATTTTCTTGATGAGACTTATGCAATTAGTGCTTAGGTAGATATGTGTAGTGAGTTATATTGCATGTGAGATGGCTTGTATATATAGTACATCATGGAAAAAGATTAGTTCTTGTGATTGGGTATGTTAACCCAACCATGGTTAGTTAATTAGCAAGTATTTGGTGTTGTTTCATCATTTGCTATAATTTATtcaataaattaataattattcaAACTATCGTTTCAAATATTGGATTCAGAAGTTTAGATGATGAATCCAATAAGACTATTTTCATAGAAATAAGTAACCCTTCTTTAAGAAATCTCATTTAACATGGAATTGAACTAAGGTTGTAATGAACCGAACCAAATTGAATGGAATTTTGTTCGTGTCCGTTCGTTTAGCATTGAAATTGTCGTTTACAATCGGTTTACAAACACATATCAACCGGAaattcttgttcgtgtttgtttacTAAGGAATTGAACTTGTTTACAAACGGTTCACGAAGAAAAACAAACAATATGCCAATTTAAAAATACAACCACATTCTTAACCCCAAACATTAGACATAATCACCTTGTTAACCACTTGTAATAATAATCATAAATATAATTATCCCAAAGCAAAGGCACAAGTTAGACATAATAAGCAAACACATCATTATCCCATAACAATGTTTTAAAGATCTAAGTTTTTCTAATGACTAAACATAACTAAACAAAACAAGCGACCATGAAGGTCTTAGCCGATATTAGTGATAGTATTTTAGGAATAGATTATCATTGATTTTAGTCATATATATCTCTTAAATATTCTTGTATATCTCCTATTTTTACGATTGTATTTTCCTTATTTAAAGGGCAACATTATTCAATACATATCGATCAACATTCATACCATAAACacttttatggtatcagagcttcggttCTGAAACAACCACCAAAAAGTTCCGATCTCCCTTAATTCCgactttttttcctttttttttggtTTGGATCAGATTCAAAGGTTCATTTTTCGATCAACATAACAAGAGACGGCGACAGCTCCTCTAAGAAACCCGAAGTCCCCCATCACCCTGCGTATTCGGTCACGAATATTCAAACCAAGATTCGTACCCTAGATGGCACCAAGGTCACCTACTCATCATGGACCAAACTAATCAAACTACACGTCGTAGCCTACAAGGTCCTTGACCACATCGATGATACCCCAATGCTTTCAGAAACTGCGCCCGAGTTTGCTTTCTAGAAAGAGATTGATGCTCTCATTCTGTAGTGGATTTATAGTACGATTTCGGATGACCTTTTAACACGGGTTTTGGACACTGACTCAATGGCCTGTGCAGCTTGGGTGAAAATCGAAAAGATTTTCTTGAGCAACAAGAACGCACGCGTAGCCGCGTTAGAGATGAGGTTTGTGAATCTGACACTTTCATCTTGTTCCTCTCTTGATGACTATTACCAGCGATTGAAGGAACTCGTTAATCAGCTTGGGGATGTCGATTAACCAATCACCGAGTCTCGACTCGTTCTTCAGTTAGTTCGAGGCCTGCAATCTGAAAATGATACCATCGCCTCCCTCATCTACGCTCAGGACGCCAACTGGGATCTTGCACGCTCCATGTTACATGATGAAGTTATACAACAAGAAGCACGCCAATCCTCGCAATCCATTCTCGTTGTTGTGACGCCCTCCGACCAGCTACCACCACAGCCAAACTCGGCTCCGCAACCTAACCGAAACCCGAACTCGGCTCCGCCAACTTACCAAAGGGGTCGGGGACGTGGTCGCGGTCAAGGTTACCGTGGCTCTCGTGCTAGTCGTGGACACGAGGGTGGTAGGAACCAACAATCAGGTAACAAAAATTGGGATCCTCAATTCACTGGCTACCCGCAATGGGCCTAGTGGAACACACCTCCTTGCCCTTACCCGACTTAGTCCACTTTGCAGCCCACAAACTTTGGTCAATAGACCCCAATGGTTCAGCCCACTCCTCAAGCCAACTTTACATATCAGCCTGTTGATGCAGCCCAGTACACAACTTACCAACCCATGGTTTCTATACCCCAACAACAGCAGCCCAGTTACAATGCTTTGAGCCCATCTGATCTACAAGCCACCTTCACTACTATGCAGTTGCAGCAACCAGATCCATCCATCATGGATACAGGGGCTGAACGACATGTCACTCTTGACCAAGGTATGATCCAACAACCCTCATCTTCACCTATTTGTAGTAAACTTTTGGTATGCAATGGTCAATGTTTACTAATTCTTGGATCCGGAACCGGTTTTCACACCATAAATAACCGATCCTACATCTTGCCCAATATACTTTATAGCCCTAAAGTTATAAAAACCTCATATCTGTTAGACGTTTTACTCGTGATAACAATTTATCTATtgaatttgacccgtttggttagTCTTTGAAGGACCTAACAACTGGACAAATTCTTTCGCGCCACAATAGCACTGGGGATCTTTAGCCGCTCACCGCTCCACAACTTCTGCCCCCTGCTTGTTTCATTGCATCTACTTCACTACCTTGGCATGAACGTTTTGGCCATCCCGATGCTCAAGTTATAGATATTTTAAGTCTCAGTTTTAATTTTCCATGTAATCAAAACAAGTCATCATTTTGTCATTCTTTTTAGTTATCTAATAGTAAACGTTTACGTTTATATACTTCAAATACGTTTACTTTTTCACCATTTGACATTATTCACTCTGACTTGTGGACTTCCCATGTGCTTAGTAAATAGAGATACAAATATTACATGGTTTTAATTGATAATTTTTCTCATTTCATTTGGGTTTATCCATTAAAATATAAATCTTAAACTTTCCCAACCTTTGTTAAATTCCATCACTTGGTTTCCACCCagtttaacagaaaaaataaaacttttcAATGCGGCTTAGGGGGAGCTTGACAATAACGCATTTAAAACATTTGCTTATCAACATGGCTTATTATTTCAGTTTTCGTGCCCACAAACGTCCTCCCAAAATGGTCGAGTTGAGCGCATGATTCGTCGCCTAAACGATATCATCCGCTCCTTGCTTATACATGCAAATCTTCCGCCTCTCTTTTGGGTGGAAGCTCTCCACACAGCCACATATATTCACAACATCCTACCAACGAAACGTTTAAACTTCTTTACTCCTACCTATACCTTATACCTACGCCATCCAACATACGACCATTTACGGGTGTTCGGTTGTGCGTGTTACCCAAATACATTTGCCACTCAACCCCATAAACTTCACAGTCGTTCTGTGCGATGCATTTTCTTAGGCTACCCTTCAGATTTTAGAGGTTACCGGTGTTTCGATCCAACCACTGGTTGTAAAAACCCGCACGTTCGTGCTTGTTACTCTCactacactcgttacgcctagcgtcagagattcggatcataatgtaactacaTCGCCTATAACGCTATTTCGCATATACTCGCATACTTTCACATGCTATATCGCACATCACAACGCATACACTAACGTTAACGATGACATCACGTGAATAGTTAAGTCACTCCCATCGATCGTCGTGATGCAACGCAATCACGCTAACGACGACATCGCGTGAGTACTTAAGTGGTTCCCATCGATCGTCGTAAAGCATCGCAACGCTAACGCAGACTCAAACACAATTACTTATGCTATGacctgttatatatatatatatatatatatatatataataaaaggtGTTGAAACTATCTAAACGCGCACTCACAGGCACGCGCAACTCAATCTATCGTGCTTAACACGACGCTACTTATATCGCTAAATAGCTTAATGTGTCCACAATACTTAACGCAACAAAACACGTCGAACGAAACGAAAGTCGAAAAACCAACTCGCACAAGCCACCCGGTCGAATGACCCTTCGaacgaatggccatccgtccggatgaccatccgatcggatggccatcctaTCGAACGGCCGTCCGACCCATTGCCCTTGCACCGCCCTTCTCAcctttcacctataaatacccctcagtcATATCAACTGTTCGTTAATGTGACAGCGTCATCCGACCAGCACGCTCCCAAGCACTTTTCtttcgattcctcgcgattccgTAAgtatttcatcctaaatcttgtactttcatcATCAGTACACACCTTCTTATCATCTCTCCATCAAATCAcaacttttcaccgtgaaatccgCTGATTCGAGCTGTTCTAAGGTgacgtcatcatggagttcttatgaacattGAAGTGTGACATCATCTCATCAAGAACGATTCAGAACTGATGGATTTCTACATGTTTAACCACTAATTTCTTCATAATCTAAACATTTTCCAACTagattcaaacttttcttcaacatctttcttTTTCGCTCAAAACCGTTAGAATCCAAACTCATTCGGGCTCTTCACTCATTCTTTAGTGGAGAACCGGTCTAAGAATGGATTTATATCAAAGAGacgaccgattcacgggttgaataTGAAACTCCGTCAGGGACAGTTAGTTctgatcgaacggggtgattcccgtccGATCAGACGAGTTGGACTTGATGTGGGTTCTGTTGTTTAACAC encodes:
- the LOC110926296 gene encoding cytochrome P450 78A4, whose translation is MKIFLLVLCFVVAFYNLSLPHLLFISLVPLFPFFVNIWLVPGGFAWRNLDLNPTKIPGPVGWPFLGILPKMGPHAHRKLASIASSMGATRLMAFSLGSTRVVITSHPETAKEILCGSVFSDRPIKESASLLMFERAIGFAPSGMYWRHLRRIAANHMFSPKRVSSLECLRQRVCDQMMEKVSNEMSVRGVVELRGILQKGSLRNIIESVFGSGLGLEIEEELGFMVKEGYELISEFHWGDYFPIRVLDFTGLKRRCHKLTLKVKSLVGQIVEERKRDSTKGTNNGPNDFLSVLLSLPEEDQLTHADMVAVLWEMIFRGTDTVAILVEWIMARMVLHQDIQAKAQHEIEELVGGHRVVQDSDIPNLSYVQAIIKEVLRLHPPGPLLSWARLSTHDVQVGKFFVPAGTTAMVNMWAITHDPSIWKNPWDFKPERFMEEDFPILGSDLRLAPFGSGRRVCPGKSLGLATVSLWLARLLQRYKWLPSTKVDLSECLKLSLELKRPLTCHAVVR